The following coding sequences are from one Haliotis asinina isolate JCU_RB_2024 chromosome 3, JCU_Hal_asi_v2, whole genome shotgun sequence window:
- the LOC137277562 gene encoding serine/threonine-protein kinase 3-like encodes MSNQSELVKLSEETLARQPDEVFDLICKIGRGSYGSVFKSLHKESGQVLAIKQVPVDTDLQEIIKEISIMQQCDSPFIVKYYGSYFKNTDLWIVMEYCGAGSVSDIMRLRNKTLNEEEIATILEYTLKGLEYLHSRRKIHRDIKAGNILLNTEGHAKLADFGVAGQLTDTMAKRNTVIGTPYWMAPEVIQEIGYDCVADIWSLGITALEMAEGKPPYGDIHPMRAIFMIPTKPPPSFRNPDKWSPEFIDFVSKCLVKNPESRITASELLQHDFIKQSKSCEVLQKMIQEAKEIQDAHSMVTLNGDDSGDEDETDGTMVKKTEDVDGTMKAQRETDTLVPGSNSGTVVVNSEANTLQSELGTMVINEDTEDDDGTMKRHDTATAGKEKYRPAYLDHFERKEQEERQRSTPQPTSAPQPHLQPAQPKQITPPHHFQRSFMDGDFEFLRNLAYEELEARLADLDPEMEREIDELRARYQAKRQPILEAIDAKKKRQQVI; translated from the exons GTCCTATGGCAGTGTGTTCAAGTCCCTGCACAAGGAATCGGGCCAGGTCCTCGCTATCAAGCAGGTCCCGGTTGACACTGACCTCCAGGAGATCATCAAGGAGATCTCCATCATGCAGCAGTGTGACAGCCCCTTCATCGTCAAGTACTACGGCAGCTACTTCAAAAACACGGACCTATGG ATCGTCATGGAATATTGTGGAGCAGGATCTGTTTCTGACATAATGAGGTTGCGGAATAAAACA CTGAATGAGGAGGAGATAGCCACCATCCTGGAGTACACACTGAAGGGACTGGAGTACCTGCACTCCCGGAGGAAGATACATCGAGACATCAAGGCAGGCAACATCCTGCTCAACACGGAGGGCCATGCTAAACTGGCTGACTTCGGCGTAGCTGGACAACTCACA GACACAATGGCCAAAAGGAACACAGTGATTGGGACACCCTATTGGATGGCACCAGAGGTCATTCAGGAGATAGGTTATGACTGTGTAGCAGATATATGGAGTTTAG GTATCACTGCCCTGGAGATGGCCGAGGGGAAGCCACCATACGGAGACATTCATCCAATGAGG GCGATCTTCATGATTCCCACCAAGCCTCCGCCATCCTTCAGGAACCCAGACAAATGGAGCCCTGAGTTTATTGACTTTGTCTCGAAGTGTCTGGTGAAAAATCCTGAAAGCAGAATCACAGCATCAGAACTTTTACAG CATGATTTCATCAAGCAGTCCAAGTCTTGTGAGGTTCTTCAGAAGATGATTCAGGAAGCCAAGGAGATACAAGATGCTCATTCCATGGTGACGCTCAATGGGGATGATTCa GGGGATGAGGACGAAACAGATGGAACAATGGTGAAGAAGACAGAGGATGTTGATGGAACCATGAAGGCTCAGAGAGAAACTG ACACACTTGTCCCTGGCAGCAACAGCGGCACAGTGGTCGTCAACAGCGAGGCCAACACGTTACAGTCAGAGCTTGGCACCATGGTCATCAACGAGGATACCGAGGATGACGATGGAACAATGAAGA GACATGATACAGCAACTGCGGGGAAGGAGAAGTACCGTCCAGCGTATCTTGACCATTTTGAAAGGAAGGAGCAAGAGGAGAGACAGCGCTCCACGCCACAGCCAACGTCTGCTCCACAACCTCACCTACAACCCGCCCAGCCAAAACAGATCACCCCACCACACCACTTCCAAAGATCATTCATGGATGGAGACTTTGAGTTT CTACGAAACCTTGCATATGAAGAACTGGAAGCACGCCTAGCTGACCTTGACCCTGAGATGGAGAGAGAAATTGACGAGCTCCGTGCTCGCTACCAGGCTAAACGACAGCCTATATTAGAAGCTATTGATGCCAAGAAGAAGAGGCAACAAGTCATCTAA